A genomic window from Vigna radiata var. radiata cultivar VC1973A chromosome 2, Vradiata_ver6, whole genome shotgun sequence includes:
- the LOC106755202 gene encoding DNA repair protein recA homolog 1, chloroplastic codes for MDLMFPLKPHSVILKAPLFSSLSFPLPLRFRAVTAFKHVNIQCELEGRPNGALSGGDFDPRFIDRQKALEAAMNDINSSFGKGSVTRLGSAGGALVETFPSGCLTLDCALGGGLPKGRIVEIFGPESSGKTTLALHAIAEVQKLGGNAMLVDAEHAFDPAYSKALGVDVENLIVCQPDHGEMALEIADRMCRSGAIDLICVDSVSALTPRAEIEGEIGMQQIGLQARLMSQALRKMSGNASKAGCTLVFLNQIRYKIGVYYGNPEVTSGGIALKFFASLRLEVRPIGKIKSAKGDEEIGLKVRLRVQKSKVSRPYKIAEFEIIFGEGISKLGCILDCAEMTDIVSKKGSWYSYGDHRLGQGRDKAIQYLKENTYLLEEIEKVVRSSLVDGSNQASLAHMKNSPVLHQDDDIFEESQ; via the exons ATGGATTTGATGTTCCCTTTGAAACCGCACAGTGTTATTCTCAAAGCACCACTCTTTTCTTCTCTGTCGTTCCCTCTTCCTCTCAGGTTCCGTGCTGTCACCGCTTTCAAGCATGTAAATATTCAATGCGAGCTTGAAGGTCGACCCAATGGTGCTCTCTCCGGTGGTGATTTCGACCCTCGCTTCATTGATAGG CAAAAAGCACTAGAAGCAGCAATGAATGATATAAACAGCTCCTTTGGAAAGGGAAGTGTTACAAGACTGGGCAGTGCTGGTGGAGCTTTGGT TGAAACTTTTCCCAGTGGTTGTTTGACCTTGGACTGTGCTTTAGGTGGTGGTCTTCCTAAAGGAAGAATTGTAGAG ATATTTGGACCAGAAAGTAGTGGGAAAACCACCCTAGCTCTTCATGCTATTGCAGAAGTGCAG AAGTTAGGAGGCAATGCGATGCTTGTTGATGCAGAGCATGCTTTTGATCCTGCATATTCTAAAGCATTAGGAGTGGATGTAGAAAACTTAATTGTATGCCAACCTGATCATGGAGAAATGGCCCTTGAGA TTGCAGACCGAATGTGTAGATCTGGTGCCATAGATCTCATTTGTGTGGATTCTGTCTCAGCTCTCACTCCACGAGCTGAAATTGAA GGGGAAATTGGAATGCAACAAATTGGATTACAAGCTCGTCTTATGAGCCAAGCTTTGCGTAAGATGTCTGGAAATGCATCTAAAGCTGGTTGTACTCttgtatttttaaatcaaataagatataaG ATTGGTGTCTATTATGGAAATCCAGAAGTGACCAGTGGAGGAATTGCATTGAAGTTCTTTGCATCACTTCGGCTAGAAGTTCGTCCTATAGGGAAGATAAAGTCT GCTAAAGGAGATGAAGAAATTGGCCTTAAAGTTCGTTTAAGAGTGCAAAAGAGCAAG GTGTCAAGGCCTTACAAAATAGctgaatttgaaattatatttggaGAGGGTATCAGTAAGCTG GGCTGCATTTTAGATTGTGCAGAAATGACGGATATTGTCTCAAAGAAGGGCTCTTGGTACAGCTATGGAGACCATCG GTTGGGACAGGGAAGGGACAAAGCAATACAATACTTGAAGGAGAACACGTATCTTttagaagaaattgaaaag GTAGTTAGGTCTTCATTGGTTGATGGAAGTAACCAAGCAAGCCTTGCACACATGAAGAACAGTCCAGTGCTACATCAAGATGATGATATATTTGAGGAAAGTCAGTGA
- the LOC106755731 gene encoding endogenous alpha-amylase/subtilisin inhibitor, with product MSVKLFAAVSLAVWLLTATSTLSQSNRYVVDTNGDHLESDEEYYIRPAITDNGGRFTLINRNQSCPLYVGLENTDLPQGYPVRFTPFANDEDDDEVKVNRDLKVEFVEVSSTCVQSTEWRLGENDTRSGRRLIVTGRDDGISSARNYFRIEETENANIYNIAWCPTEVCPTCRFICGTGGILRENGQILFALDGSALPVVFQKKDD from the coding sequence ATGTCGGTGAAGTTGTTCGCTGCCGTTTCTCTTGCAGTGTGGCTTTTGACGGCCACATCAACACTGTCCCAATCCAACCGGTACGTGGTGGACACAAACGGCGACCATCTGGAAAGCGACGAGGAATACTACATCAGACCAGCCATAACAGACAACGGTGGCCGTTTCACCTTGATCAACAGGAACCAGTCGTGCCCTTTGTACGTAGGCCTCGAAAACACGGACTTACCACAGGGATACCCTGTGAGATTCACCCCTTTTGCCAACgacgaggatgatgatgaagtgaaggtGAATAGGGACCTGAAAGTGGAGTTCGTGGAAGTTTCTTCGACGTGTGTGCAATCGACTGAATGGAGGTTGGGTGAGAATGACACCAGAAGTGGAAGAAGGCTTATCGTGACTGGTCGTGATGATGGAATATCAAGTGCTAGAAACTATTTCAGAATCGAGGAAACAGAGAATGCGAATATCTATAACATTGCGTGGTGCCCTACTGAAGTGTGCCCTACTTGCAGGTTCATTTGTGGAACTGGTGGAATTCTTCGTGAAAATGGCCAGATTTTGTTTGCCTTGGATGGTTCTGCTCTCCCAGTCGTCTTCCAGAAAAAGGATGATTGA
- the LOC106755637 gene encoding protein AF-10 isoform X1 produces MSLSTQPFPMSESKNPKMHSSATSLRHLPPLKRFRLIQQQQQQTHQKHFSDSSPLPAKKRRESRTPSPPPSSILHNFSLPAKKRVWAPHPKTPPSSNDIVSPPQTSSDDAAAPPFDLNIEYNPNLGESENNAADDDDGVLCCVCQSTDGDPADPIVFCDGCDLTVHASCYGHPLSKGVPDGDWFCERCRVGEGKSGTRCALCPASEGAMKRTADGAWAHVVCALFVPEVFFQDPEGREGIDCSMVPRKRWSQRCYLCECCDGCGLVCSEPKCGLAFHVTCALKEELWIEYKEGKKGGTIVAGFCKTHTQIWEKQQQSGKYKIVPLEDGK; encoded by the exons ATGTCTCTCTCAACTCAACCATTTCCAATGTCTGAATCTAAAAACCCCAAAATGCATTCCTCCGCCACTTCCCTCCGCCACCTTCCGCCGCTCAAGAGATTCCGACtcattcaacaacaacaacaacaaacacacCAAAAACACTTTTCCGACTCTTCACCTTTACCCGCCAAAAAACGCAGAGAATCGAGAACCCCTTCTCCTCCTCCTTCTTCCATCCTTCACAACTTCTCCCTCCCCGCCAAAAAACGAGTGTGGGCCCCACACCCCAAAACTCCTCCTTCATCAAACGACATCGTTTCCCCTCCCCAAACCTCCTCTGACGACGCCGCCGCTCCCCCCTTTGATCTCAACATCGAATACAACCCTAACCTCGGAGAATCCGAAAACAACGCCGCCGACGATGACGACGGGGTTTTGTGCTGTGTGTGCCAGAGCACGGACGGGGATCCTGCGGACCCAATCGTCTTCTGCGACGGGTGCGACCTCACGGTGCACGCCTCCTGCTACGGCCACCCTTTGTCGAAGGGAGTCCCCGACGGCGACTGGTTCTGCGAACGGTGTCGTGTCGGGGAAGGCAAGAGCGGCACGCGCTGCGCGCTGTGTCCCGCGAGTGAGGGCGCGATGAAGCGCACCGCGGACGGCGCGTGGGCCCACGTGGTGTGCGCGCTGTTCGTGCCGGAGGTGTTTTTCCAGGACCCGGAAGGGAGGGAGGGGATCGACTGCTCCATGGTTCCGAGGAAGAGATGGTCGCAAAGGTGTTACCTTTGCGAGTGTTGTGACGGTTGCGGTCTGGTGTGCTCCGAGCCAAAGTGTGGGTTGGCGTTTCATGTGACATGCGCGCTGAAGGAGGAGCTTTGGATTGAGTACAAGGAAGGGAAGAAAGGGGGCACCATTGTTGCTGGCTTCTGCAAAACCCACACCCAGATATGGGAAAAG CAACAGCAATCTGGGAAGTACAAAATTGTCCCTCTTGAAGATGGAAAGTAG
- the LOC106755637 gene encoding protein AF-10 isoform X2, which translates to MSLSTQPFPMSESKNPKMHSSATSLRHLPPLKRFRLIQQQQQQTHQKHFSDSSPLPAKKRRESRTPSPPPSSILHNFSLPAKKRVWAPHPKTPPSSNDIVSPPQTSSDDAAAPPFDLNIEYNPNLGESENNAADDDDGVLCCVCQSTDGDPADPIVFCDGCDLTVHASCYGHPLSKGVPDGDWFCERCRVGEGKSGTRCALCPASEGAMKRTADGAWAHVVCALFVPEVFFQDPEGREGIDCSMVPRKRWSQRCYLCECCDGCGLVCSEPKCGLAFHVTCALKEELWIEYKEGKKGGTIVAGFCKTHTQIWEKQSGKYKIVPLEDGK; encoded by the exons ATGTCTCTCTCAACTCAACCATTTCCAATGTCTGAATCTAAAAACCCCAAAATGCATTCCTCCGCCACTTCCCTCCGCCACCTTCCGCCGCTCAAGAGATTCCGACtcattcaacaacaacaacaacaaacacacCAAAAACACTTTTCCGACTCTTCACCTTTACCCGCCAAAAAACGCAGAGAATCGAGAACCCCTTCTCCTCCTCCTTCTTCCATCCTTCACAACTTCTCCCTCCCCGCCAAAAAACGAGTGTGGGCCCCACACCCCAAAACTCCTCCTTCATCAAACGACATCGTTTCCCCTCCCCAAACCTCCTCTGACGACGCCGCCGCTCCCCCCTTTGATCTCAACATCGAATACAACCCTAACCTCGGAGAATCCGAAAACAACGCCGCCGACGATGACGACGGGGTTTTGTGCTGTGTGTGCCAGAGCACGGACGGGGATCCTGCGGACCCAATCGTCTTCTGCGACGGGTGCGACCTCACGGTGCACGCCTCCTGCTACGGCCACCCTTTGTCGAAGGGAGTCCCCGACGGCGACTGGTTCTGCGAACGGTGTCGTGTCGGGGAAGGCAAGAGCGGCACGCGCTGCGCGCTGTGTCCCGCGAGTGAGGGCGCGATGAAGCGCACCGCGGACGGCGCGTGGGCCCACGTGGTGTGCGCGCTGTTCGTGCCGGAGGTGTTTTTCCAGGACCCGGAAGGGAGGGAGGGGATCGACTGCTCCATGGTTCCGAGGAAGAGATGGTCGCAAAGGTGTTACCTTTGCGAGTGTTGTGACGGTTGCGGTCTGGTGTGCTCCGAGCCAAAGTGTGGGTTGGCGTTTCATGTGACATGCGCGCTGAAGGAGGAGCTTTGGATTGAGTACAAGGAAGGGAAGAAAGGGGGCACCATTGTTGCTGGCTTCTGCAAAACCCACACCCAGATATGGGAAAAG CAATCTGGGAAGTACAAAATTGTCCCTCTTGAAGATGGAAAGTAG